The Megalopta genalis isolate 19385.01 chromosome 12, iyMegGena1_principal, whole genome shotgun sequence genome window below encodes:
- the mdu gene encoding mitotic spindle positioning protein meduse isoform X2: MKMEADHRLEQLKKATDRIQKEIEEVTEREHELRNVGSIKTTSHETVDSKVRRMPQALASGKLKRTTSNPQILEAVNLTQSTPSFTPKMTNGVISSRTTPTPLRFATAPSQKGLMHRFLATRGKIYKSKTSVNDSLTTPATPTIALNPMSIKAFNRSLSIQLEPDDEPKKPPVRKGYVPVEEKIQKELHEMKERENELRLMRSQMLAKSQPNLLDIGNDNDSDIYDGSSSLRSGASSTTLNEDDVEKESKGKHKPNPRRRSTLIAQWENLIAAKRQTNDNGNENDLNF; the protein is encoded by the exons GCGGATCACAGGTTGGAGCAGCTGAAGAAGGCAACGGACAGAATACAGAAGGAGATCGAAGAGGTCACGGAGAGGGAGCACGAGCTACGAAACGTGGGCAGCATTAAGACCACGTCCCACGAGACGGTAGATTCCAAG GTACGGCGAATGCCTCAAGCTCTGGCTTCCGGTAAGCTGAAGAGGACGACATCGAACCCGCAAATCCTGGAGGCAGTCAACTTGACGCAATCGACGCCATCCTTCACGCCAAAGATGACAAACGGAGTGATATCCAGTCGTACCACGCCGACACCACTGCGGTTTGCCACTGCACCCAGCCAAAAAGGGTTGATGCACAGGTTTCTCGCCACCCGAGGGAAGATTTACAAATCGAAAACATCTGTGAACGACTCGTTGACAACGCCTGCAACACCAACGATCGCGCTGAATCCGATGAGCATCAAAGCGTTCAACAGAAGCTTGAGTATTCAACTGGAACCGGATGACGAACCCAAGAAACCTCCTGTTAGAAAAGGATACGTTCCAGTGGAAGAGAAAATTCAAAAGGAATTGCATGAAATGAAAGAACGGGAGAACGAACTCAG attaatgcgatcgcaaatgctggcgaaatctCAGCCGAATCTGTTAGACATCGGAAATGACAATGATTCTGACATATACGATGGTTCGAGTTCGTTGAGAAGCGGTGCCTCATCGACCACTTTGAACGAAGACGACGTAGAAAAGGAAAGCAAAGGAAAACACAAG CCAAATCCACGACGTCGGAGCACCCTTATAGCGCAATGGGAGAATCTGATAGCTGCGAAACGGCAAACTAATGATAATGGTAATGAAAATGATTTAAACTTCTAA
- the mdu gene encoding mitotic spindle positioning protein meduse isoform X3, with amino-acid sequence MPQALASGKLKRTTSNPQILEAVNLTQSTPSFTPKMTNGVISSRTTPTPLRFATAPSQKGLMHRFLATRGKIYKSKTSVNDSLTTPATPTIALNPMSIKAFNRSLSIQLEPDDEPKKPPVRKGYVPVEEKIQKELHEMKERENELRLMRSQMLAKSQPNLLDIGNDNDSDIYDGSSSLRSGASSTTLNEDDVEKESKGKHKPNPRRRSTLIAQWENLIAAKRQTNDNGNENDLNF; translated from the exons ATGCCTCAAGCTCTGGCTTCCGGTAAGCTGAAGAGGACGACATCGAACCCGCAAATCCTGGAGGCAGTCAACTTGACGCAATCGACGCCATCCTTCACGCCAAAGATGACAAACGGAGTGATATCCAGTCGTACCACGCCGACACCACTGCGGTTTGCCACTGCACCCAGCCAAAAAGGGTTGATGCACAGGTTTCTCGCCACCCGAGGGAAGATTTACAAATCGAAAACATCTGTGAACGACTCGTTGACAACGCCTGCAACACCAACGATCGCGCTGAATCCGATGAGCATCAAAGCGTTCAACAGAAGCTTGAGTATTCAACTGGAACCGGATGACGAACCCAAGAAACCTCCTGTTAGAAAAGGATACGTTCCAGTGGAAGAGAAAATTCAAAAGGAATTGCATGAAATGAAAGAACGGGAGAACGAACTCAG attaatgcgatcgcaaatgctggcgaaatctCAGCCGAATCTGTTAGACATCGGAAATGACAATGATTCTGACATATACGATGGTTCGAGTTCGTTGAGAAGCGGTGCCTCATCGACCACTTTGAACGAAGACGACGTAGAAAAGGAAAGCAAAGGAAAACACAAG CCAAATCCACGACGTCGGAGCACCCTTATAGCGCAATGGGAGAATCTGATAGCTGCGAAACGGCAAACTAATGATAATGGTAATGAAAATGATTTAAACTTCTAA